The Aquila chrysaetos chrysaetos chromosome 6, bAquChr1.4, whole genome shotgun sequence genome window below encodes:
- the RIF1 gene encoding telomere-associated protein RIF1 isoform X5 produces the protein MIPSIQLLGIEMLLHFLMGSEVLEFAKQNKLVLSLEPLQYPLISSPSFFCKHASTLINAVQDGFIAIGKEIPDCMLNVIWKDINGYVKTAIESGNKKEKQGSEVLTMLLQALKNTVRSNCLPVQKILSLIDITVKELPPKILGSPAYQVADMDLLNGTPALFLIQLPFHNNLLECCVTDERFFVILETLVGYVLSGPTSPLAFSESVICIINQSAKQVENKEHLWRMWSIVVNPLTEWINRTNEVNQGDALEHNFNAVYSALLLPVLHIFPFQEFPQPTMKSLLRTWSDLYRAFARCAALVATAEENLCCEELCAKIISGLEGETPVMFSMMDGLTHIMSVMVDCINFAPYGTKYQPKNRSPQTPTDWSKKKKEPLGKLASLFKLLVMLLNSFHVFSSKETCSETLVSVSPSIIAILHNIISHVSLPSVIGTMFAIFSKPLAVFYEETKLADVSKVYSNLNNKLEKLLAEIILCLQSHCTGSYDSELLEQLSPLLCVMFQHKSKQIRNQCAHFWNTTFAKTTSLTYPEELKSVLSQAKKKIPLLLPGFESIEVAEDCSGPFSDVAENSQLDAKISGMEVKLGQKRDSILAQTSELKNEVKDQPSKVQVTSAKLKLEFSSSKTRNEVLLEEEKSVDFVFIPPETKARILTEHQKEVLRSKRVDIPAMYNNLDTSQDTTLFSQYTQSQEYPSEKSSLIENAKEDTKTKPQEENAESQGCTNKSDEISEDCRSDNPLQNAACEKVSSLPHIKESSTLNNEGESRRDRAEMILEEPSVREGLEKNTVETASKEPLGGNKNTSNVSNSSTSSDVISGTPQPASRRQSFITLEKFGSSENRPFSLSALNSLSEMSGSASVAGKQKNTNVCKTSAKPEKSGEDDKKPSKSESEQIFTAIRRLTRRQSKMEHQGYKQSKLLIRSEQEKNARESFASSSMENSPELSVSVEDMEFVLLAQSQALHSTDLEIKKVEDTITEIEKVQALDTDSKENTPPETTVSSDQVTGDDSQVPHVSPNQKILRRSSRRRSESLESTAGSQDKEDGHQKRDRRKDDEKSGQKKVPQTKDDVSQKQKAVSGKTAENTNKKESNLPESSAAEDSNSKESPASGGLDEVNRSARRSEDSLKTDTEGQDCSSSTVGQKIIKCPRYHTRRASQGLLSSIENSEADGSETKEESTRKKRSAKVKNKSDSLEGKSKDRQPGSRSHEVSSQGNETKNLLETNQGELSHEASADAALTSELCDLENQVIPTAASKAVESASSKSSPDALDANVEQNKSNTSIELFTNPCVFDQDLKAAEENKQTNIEDYCSAVLTEFVLGANASGGDLSSSQIPDCQHKRSKRLKRLRNCGGCKKSKRQVMSFTDSKNETTLKLNKPQTTPVQMSVNTSEMSSNSNFDESLSIAPCAMSTPLHPPKEPSAFNLERERTSEDDLQGSSGVVEEDLENLECKAGEVTESRADIKEPADQSDRPEQCQSACVSDEPGDSCWAAGSQSEEPAATEKEEISQKGQLEEIPKALVVVSKPEKKQMNGLEGNQDDKEAAENAVGETGIIQDKEMKEELVETEITVPENVALDKEDAVANNSMDSPQKPEDHDSLALVNESPNGMQARCMWSPSASPSTSILKRGIKRNQDDDCLSPANKIRRVSFANPIYQEGLADDIDRRSPVIRSHSSSPSSRNLKILSNIQAKHITTPTKGFLSPGSRNPKFKSSKKCLITEMAKESLPCPTECMYPALVGCKAPVDVILPQITSNICARGLGQLIRAKNIKTVGDLSILTASEIKTLPIRSPKVSNVRKALKGYHEQQVKSRGFEEIAALEDAEKPVNNVEDKSLSVDEEKLATDLIEPVVVNTNDQPTADLLSQIDALAAQLTSEDLHSYSGSQLFEMQEKLVGMTNCIMKNLQSRWKSPPHESSD, from the exons ATGATTCCTTCCATTCAGCTTTTGGGAATTGAAATGCTGCTTCACTTCTTGATGGGATCAGAAGTTTTAGAGTTTGCTAAGCAAAACAAACTCGTACTTAGTTTAG AGCCTCTCCAGTACCCACTGATCAGTagcccttcttttttttgtaagcatGCCAGTACGCTTATAAACGCAGTTCAGGATGGCTTTATTGcaattggaaaagaaattccTG ATTGTATGCTGAATGTTAtatggaaggacataaatggATACGTAAAAACAGCTATTGAATCGG gaaataagaaagaaaagcaagggtCAGAAGTACTTACTATGTTACTACAGGCCTTAAAAAACACTGTTAGATCAAATTGTCTTCCTGTGCAGAAAATACTG TCCCTCATTGATATTACTGTTAAGGAATTGCCTCCAAAAATACTGGGATCACCAGCTTATCAGGTTGCTGATATGGACCTTTTAAAT GGAACACCAGCTTTGTTCTTAATTCAGCTGCCTTTCCATAATAACCTCTTGGAATGCTGTGTAACAGATGAGAG ATTCTTTGTAATTCTGGAAACGCTTGTGGGTTATGTTTTGTCTGGGCCTACATCTCCACTGGCTTTCAGTGAATCTGTGATCTGCATTATTAATCAGAGTGCAAAGCAAGTGGAAAATAAGGAGCATCTTTGGAGAATGTGGAGTATTGTTGTTAATCCGCTAACCGAATGGATTAATCGG ACTAATGAAGTAAATCAGGGTGATGCACTGGAACACAACTTCAATGCTGTTTATAGTGCATTGTTGCTACCCGTACTGCATATCTTCCCCTTTCAGGAATTTCCACAG CCAACTATGAAATCCTTGTTGCGCACTTGGTCAGACCTGTATAGAGCATTTGCTCGCTGTGCTGCTTTAGttgcaacagcagaagaaaacctaTGCTGTGAAGAACTTTGTGCCAAAATAATATCTGGGCTAGAAGGTGAAACTCCAGTA ATGTTTTCAATGATGGATGGTCTCACCCATATTATGTCAGTTATGGTTGACTGCATCAACTTTGCACCATATGGTACTAAATATCAGCCAAAAAATAGAT cTCCACAGACACCTACAGATTGGtctaagaagaaaaaggaacccCTTGGAAAGCTTGCCTCTCTATTTAAACTCCTGGTGATGTTACTAAACTCTTTCCATGTGTTCAGTTCCAAAGAAACCTGTTCTGAAACATTGGTCTCTGTCAGTCCTTCAATTATTGCTATTCTTCACAACATCATCAGCCACGTTTCATTGCCTTCAGTGATTGGGACTatgtttgcaattttttcaAAACCCCTGGCAGTGTTTTATGAAGAAACAAA GCTTGCTGATGTATCTAAAGTATACAGTAATCTTAACAACAAG ctTGAAAAACTACTGGCTGAGATTATCCTGTGTTTGCAGTCTCACTGCACTGGCTCTTACGATAGTGAACTGCTAGAGCAGCTTTCGCCGTTGCTCTGTGTAATGTTTCAGCATAAGAGCAAACAAATCCGCAACCAGTGTGCTCACTTCTGGAATACAACATTTGCTAAGACTACGTCACTAACATATCCTGAAGAGTTAAA ATCTGTGTTAAGccaagccaaaaagaaaattccactCTTGCTGCCTGGTTTTGAAAGCATCGAGGTAGCCGAAGACTGCAGTGGCCCCTTCTCTGATGTG gCGGAAAATTCACAGCTGGATGCAAAGATAAGTGGAATGGAAGTAAAGTTGGGTCAGAAACGAGACTCTATATTGGCACAGACGAGTGAACTAAAAAACGAAGTAAAAGACCAACCCAGTAAGGTGCAAGTAACATCTGCGAAG tTGAAACTAgaattttcatcttcaaagacTAGAAATGAGGTActtttggaagaggagaaatCTGTTGATTTCGTGTTTATTCctccagaaacaaaagcaagaatattGACAGAACATCAAAAAGAAGTGCTTAGGTCAAAGAG agtTGATATTCCTGCTATGTACAACAATTTGGACACATCACAAGACACTACCTTATTTTCTCAGTATACTCAAAGCCAGGAATATCCTTC GGAAAAATCATCTTtaatagaaaatgcaaaagaagatACTAAAACCAAGCCTCAG gaagaaaatgcagagagtCAAGGATGCACCAACAAATCGGATGAAATTTCAGAGGACTGCAGATCAGATAATCCTCTTCAGAATGCTGCCTGTGAAAAAGTGTCATCTCTTCCTCACATAAAGGAGAGCTCAACTTTAAACAATGAGGGAGAGTCAAGAAGGGATAGAGCTGAAATGATTCTGGAGGAGCCGTCAGTCAGAGAGggattagaaaaaaatacagtggaaacAGCTTCAAAGGAGCCCTTAGGAGGGAACAAAAACACTTCAAATGTCAGCAACAGTTCAACTTCAAGTGACGTAATTTCTGGAACACCGCAGCCTGCAAGCCGACGGCAGTCTTTTATTACTTTGGAGAAATTTGGTAGTTCAGAGAACAGACCCTTTAGCCTTTCAGCATTAAATAGTTTATCAGAGATGTCTGGAAGTGCTTCTGTGGCaggtaaacagaaaaatacaaatgtatgCAAGACTAGtgctaaaccagaaaaatctgGAGAAGACGACAAAAAGCCTTCAAAATCTGAGTCTGAACAAATATTTACTGCAATACGAAGGCTAACTCGCAGGCAGAGTAAAATGGAGCACCAAGGATATAAGCAGTCCAAGTTGCTCATTAGGtcagaacaagagaaaaacGCACGAGAGTCTTTTGCTTCCAGCAGTATGGAAAATAGTCCTGAACTGTCTGTTTCAGTAGAAGACATGGAATTTGTTCTCCTTGCTCAGTCCCAAGCTCTCCATTCTAcagatttagaaattaaaaaagttgAAGATACaataacagaaatagaaaaggtcCAGGCATTAGATACAGATTCTAAAGAAAATACGCCCCCAGAGACGACCGTGTCATCTGACCAGGTAACAGGTGATGATAGTCAGGTTCCACATGTGTCTCCTAATCAGAAAATACTAAGACGTTCTTCAAGACGACGGTCGGAAAGCCTAGAAAGTACAGCAGGTAGTCAGGATAAGGAAGATGGCCACCAAAAGAGAGACAGACGTAAAGATGATGAAAAATCTGGGCAAAAGAAGGTGCCGCAGACTAAAGATGATGTAtcccaaaagcagaaagcagtttctgggaaaactgcagaaaatacaaataaaaaagaaagcaatctACCCGAGAGTAGTGCTGCAGAGGACTCAAACTCAAAGGAGTCTCCTGCTTCAGGGGGCCTTGATGAAGTGAACAGAAGTGCTAGGAGGTCAGAAGATAGCTTAAAGACTGACACGGAAGGTCAAGACTGTAGCTCCAGCACAGTAGGTCAGAAGATTATTAAATGCCCACGATACCACACACGAAGAGCTTCCCAAGGATTGCTTTCCAGCATAGAAAATTCAGAGGCTGATGGCTCCGAGACCAAGGAAGAaagcacaaggaagaaaagatctgccaaagtgaaaaataaaagtgattcTCTTGAAGGTAAATCAAAAGATCGACAGCCAGGAAGCCGTAGCCATGAGGTGTCTTCCCAAGGAAACGAAACTAAGAATCTGTTGGAAACAAATCAAGGTGAACTGAGCCATGAAGCCAGCGCAGATGCTGCACTGACATCTGAACTGTGTGACCTGGAAAACCAAGTAATTCCTACAGCTGCTAGCAAAGCTGTGGAATCTGCCAGCTCAAAGAGTTCACCTGATGCACTGGATGCAAATGTGGAACAAAACAAGAGCAATACGTCGATAGAATTATTCACCAATCCCTGTGTATTTGACCAAGAtttgaaagcagcagaggaaaataagcaaacaaacataGAAGACTATTGTTCAGCTGTTCTGACTGAATTTGTACTGGGAGCAAATGCTTCAGGTGGTGATCTTTCCTCTTCGCAAATACCCGACTGTCAGcacaaaagaagcaaaaggctgaaaagaCTAAGGAACTGTGGTGGTTGTAAAAAGTCAAAGCGGCAAGTAATGTCATTCACCGATTCAAAAAATGAGACCACTCTTAAACTGAACAAGCCCCAAACCACCCCAGTTCAGATGTCTGTAAATACATCAGAGATGTCTAGTAATTCAAATTTTGACGAGAGCTTGTCCATAGCACCTTGTGCAATGAGCACTCCATTGCATCCTCCTAAGGAACCCAGTGCATTTAActtggaaagagagagaacatcTGAAGATGACCTGCAAGGAAGTAGTGGTGTAGTGGAGGAGGATCTAGAGAATCTGGAGTGTAAGGCAGGTGAAGTTACTGAGTCCAGAGCGGACATAAAAGAACCTGCTGATCAGAGTGACCGACCTGAACAGTGTCAGTCTGCCTGTGTTTCAGATGAGCCTGGTGACAGCTGTTGGGCTGCAGGGAGTCAAAGCGAAGAACCAGCAgctacagaaaaggaagaaataagtcAGAAGGGACAGCTGGAGGAGATACCCAAGGCACTGGTTGTTGTTAGCAAAcctgagaaaaaacagatgaatgGGCTAGAAGGCAATCAGGATGataaagaagcagctgagaacGCTGTAGGAGAAACTGGCATTATTCAAGATAAAGAGATGAAGGAGGAATTAGTGGAAACTGAAATTACAGTGCCTGAAAATGTGGCCTTAGACAAAGAAGATGCAGTAGCAAATAACAGTATGGATTCACCTCAAAAGCCAGAAGATCATGATTCTTTAGCGTTAGTTAATGAAAGCCCTAATGGTATGCAGGCACGCTGCATGTGGTCTCCTTCAGCTTCTCCATCCACTAGTATTTTAAAGAGAggcataaaaagaaatcaagatgaTGATTGCCTGTCACCCGCTAATAAG ATTCGTCGAGTCTCTTTTGCGAATCCAATTTATCAAGAAGGACTGGCAGATGACATAGATAGGAGAAGTCCTGTCATCAGATCCCATTCATCTTCACCATCTTCCCGAAATCTTAAAATTTTGTCTAATATTCAGGCTAAG CATATTACCACTCCAACCAAAGGATTTCTGTCCCCAGGATCTCGTAACCCTAAATTTAAGAGCTCAAAGAAGTGCTTA ATCACGGAAATGGCTAAGGAATCGCTGCCTTGCCCTACAGAATGCATGTATCCTGCCTTAGTTGGTTGCAAAGCACCGGTTGATGTAATTTTACCTCAGATTACATCAAACATATG cgCCAGAGGCTTGGGGCAGCTCATTCGAGCAAAGAACATTAAGACAGTGGGTGATCTGAGTATCCTGACAGCATCAGAAATCAAAACTCTTCCCATCCGCTCTCCAAAAGTTTCCAATGTTAGAAAAGCTCTTAAAGGATATCATGAGCAACAG GTAAAATCTCGAGGGTTTGAGGAAATAGCAGCGCTTGAAGATGCAGAAAAGCCTGTAAATAATGTAGAGGATAAATCTCTTTCTGTAGATGAAGAAAAACTTGCAACAG atttGATTGAACCTGTTGTCGTGAATACAAATGACCAGCCCACAGCAGATCTTCTGAGCCAGATTGATGCACTTGCTGCTCAGCTGACCTCCGAAGATCTTCACAGCTATTCAGGGAGCCAACTTTTTGAGATGCAAGAAAAACTGGTTGGCATGACAAACTGTATCATGAAGAACCTGCAGTCCCGCTGGAAATCCCCACCCCATGAAAGTTCCGATTAG